The following proteins are encoded in a genomic region of Apis mellifera strain DH4 linkage group LG14, Amel_HAv3.1, whole genome shotgun sequence:
- the LOC552532 gene encoding probable leucine--tRNA ligase, mitochondrial isoform X2, translating into MFPYSSGMLHMGHVRVYTISDTIARFYRMKGYNVLHPIGWDAFGLPAENAAIEKQINPIEWTYDNIKNMRNQLKLLNYSFDWDREITTCDPEYYKFTQELFLKLFEKDLVYRKESFVNWDPIDETVLAEEQVDANNCSWRSGAKIEKRLLNQWFIRTTSFAKSLFEGLSDPKLIDWRDIKTIQENWIGKCDGISFELQLIGNILNYPKTINVWTNYPEFIEYAKFVAISPHSLLNRPEYCTDVTEGIKIMNVKVLNPFNGNELPIFVTDKVTFPNSRDTYIGIPFASMDDFEFSKIVGIEFQQHSIECKKSDILSKAQKWKIGGYPVSSRLQDWLISRQRYWGTPIPIIHCSNCGIQPVPYNELPVLLPSITFSNKKIILHEAKDWLNTSCPKCGIQAIRESDTMDTFVDSSWYYLRYIDSKNMKEMFAVDKVREIFPVNLYVGGKEHAVLHLYYARFISHFLHSEGLLPSQEPFQRLLVQGMVLGKTYQVKNTEKYLKADEVEENKGEYVEKNTKEQVTVSWEKMSKSKHNGIDPIKFIDKYGIDTTRLFILADQAPISDKYCNDNTMPGILNWQNRLWKVVKTFTNYRNGVSLNNFKVKPTDPKFINDDAYMFDSRNYFLKIVTFNIIKTQQLSIAISRMQGLTNRVSMECIQKSREFERALAVQIIMLAPFAPHFASELWSLFSAAKYHLINEDEIKLDKDVLDQKWPEIDMNYKMKLLVKINNILHKTIKIPKCEIEKLSLETALNLIENDPLVQKHLKNCKILESKLLVKEVCDPEILILTKKYAKIVTA; encoded by the exons atgtttCCATATTCTTCTGGAATGCTTCATATGGGTCATGTAAGAGTTTATACGATAAGTGATACCATTGCTCGTTTCTATAGAATGAAAG GATATAATGTTCTTCATCCAATTGGTTGGGATGCATTTGGATTACCTGCTGAAAATGCTGctattgaaaaacaaattaatccaATTGAATGGACATAtgacaatattaaaaacatgagaaatcaattaaaattattaaattattcttttgattGGGATAGAGAAATTACTACTTGTGATcctgaatattataaatttacacaagaattatttttaaaactttttgaaaaagatttggTTTATAGAAAGGAATCATTTGTTAATTGGGATCCTATTGATGAAACTGTATTAGCAGAAGAACAAGTTGATGCTAATAATTGCTCTTGGAGATCAGGtgctaaaatagaaaaaagattattaaatcaatggtTTATTAGGACTACATCATTTgctaa GTCATTGTTTGAAGGTTTAAGTGATCCAAAATTGATAGACTGGagagatattaaaacaatacaaGAAAATTGGATTGGTAAATGTGATGGTATTAGTTTTGAATTACAATTGATAGGAAATATCCTAAATTATCCAAAAACGATAAATGTTTGGACTAATTATCcagaatttattgaatatgcaAAATTTGTTGCAATATCTCCACACAGTTTATTGAATAGACCAGAATACTGTACAGATGTGACAGAAGGAATTAAAATCATGAATGTCAAAGTACTAAATCCATTCAATGGAAATGAATTACCAATATTTGTAACAGATAAAGTAACATTTCCAAATTCTAGAGATACTTATATTGGTATACCCTTTGCTTCAATggatgattttgaattttctaaaatagttGGAATTGAATTTCAACAACATTCAATAGAATGTAAAAAATCAGATATATTATCTAAAGcacaaaaatggaaaattggtGGATATCCAGTTAGTTCAAGATTACAGGATTGGTTAATATCTAGACAAAGATATTGGGGTACACCAATACCAATTATTCATTGTTCAAATTGCGGTATTCAACCAGTACCATATAATGAACTTCCTGTACTTTTACCAAgtataacattttcaaataaaaagattatattacatGAAGCTAAGGATTGGTTAAATACTTCTTGTCCTAAATGTGGAATTCAAGCAATTAGAGAATCAGATACAATGGACACATTTGTAGATAGTTCATGGTATTATTTGAGATatattgattcaaaaaatatgaaagaaatgttTGCTGTTGATAAagtaagagaaatatttcctGTTAATCTATATGTGGGTGGAAAAGAACatg ctgtattacatttatattatgctAGATTTATAAGTCATTTCTTACATTCAGAAGGACTTTTACCTAGCCAAGAGCCATTTCAACGATTACTTGTTCAGGGTATGGTATTAGGAAAAACGTATCAAgtaaaaaatacagaaaaatatttaaaagcagATGAAGTAGAAGAAAACAAGGGAGaatatgtagaaaaaaatactaaagaaCAAGTAACTGTTTCATGGGAAAAAATGTCTAAATCAAAACATAATGGCATTGatcctattaaatttatagataaatatggAATAGATACAACAAGGCTATTTATATTAGCTGATCAAGCACCAATATCGGATAAGTATTGCAATGATAATA ctATGCCAGGAATATTAAATTGGCAAAACCGCTTATGGAAGGTAGTAAaaacttttacaaattatcGTAATGGAGTaagtttaaacaattttaaggTAAAACCTACTGATcctaaatttataaacgatgATGCATATATGTTTGACAgccgaaattatttcttaaaaattgtaacttttaatataattaaaactcaACAATTAAGTATTGCAATATCAAGAATGCAAGGACTTACAAATag GGTATCTATGGAATGTATACAAAAAAGTCGCGAATTTGAACGTGCATTAGCAGTTCAAATTATAATGCTTGCACCATTTGCACCGCATTTTGCTTCAGAATTATGGTCGTTATTTTCTGCGGCAAAATATCATCTTATAAATgaggatgaaataaaattagataaagatGTTCTAGACCAAAAATGGCCAGAAAtagatatgaattataaaatgaaattacttgTCAAG ataaataatatactgcataaaacaattaaaatacccaaatgtgaaatagaaaaattatcacttGAGACAGCTCTTAACTTAATAGAGAATGATCCTCTTGTCCAGAAACATTTAAAGAATTGTAAGATTCTTGAATCTAAACTTCTTGTAAAGGAAGTCTGTGAtccagaaatattaattttgacaaaaaaatatgcaaaaattgtaacagcataa
- the LOC552532 gene encoding probable leucine--tRNA ligase, mitochondrial isoform X1, translated as MFPYSSGMLHMGHVRVYTISDTIARFYRMKGYNVLHPIGWDAFGLPAENAAIEKQINPIEWTYDNIKNMRNQLKLLNYSFDWDREITTCDPEYYKFTQELFLKLFEKDLVYRKESFVNWDPIDETVLAEEQVDANNCSWRSGAKIEKRLLNQWFIRTTSFAKSLFEGLSDPKLIDWRDIKTIQENWIGKCDGISFELQLIGNILNYPKTINVWTNYPEFIEYAKFVAISPHSLLNRPEYCTDVTEGIKIMNVKVLNPFNGNELPIFVTDKVTFPNSRDTYIGIPFASMDDFEFSKIVGIEFQQHSIECKKSDILSKAQKWKIGGYPVSSRLQDWLISRQRYWGTPIPIIHCSNCGIQPVPYNELPVLLPSITFSNKKIILHEAKDWLNTSCPKCGIQAIRESDTMDTFVDSSWYYLRYIDSKNMKEMFAVDKVREIFPVNLYVGGKEHAVLHLYYARFISHFLHSEGLLPSQEPFQRLLVQGMVLGKTYQVKNTEKYLKADEVEENKGEYVEKNTKEQVTVSWEKMSKSKHNGIDPIKFIDKYGIDTTRLFILADQAPISDKYCNDNTMPGILNWQNRLWKVVKTFTNYRNGVSLNNFKVKPTDPKFINDDAYMFDSRNYFLKIVTFNIIKTQQLSIAISRMQGLTNSFYRVSMECIQKSREFERALAVQIIMLAPFAPHFASELWSLFSAAKYHLINEDEIKLDKDVLDQKWPEIDMNYKMKLLVKINNILHKTIKIPKCEIEKLSLETALNLIENDPLVQKHLKNCKILESKLLVKEVCDPEILILTKKYAKIVTA; from the exons atgtttCCATATTCTTCTGGAATGCTTCATATGGGTCATGTAAGAGTTTATACGATAAGTGATACCATTGCTCGTTTCTATAGAATGAAAG GATATAATGTTCTTCATCCAATTGGTTGGGATGCATTTGGATTACCTGCTGAAAATGCTGctattgaaaaacaaattaatccaATTGAATGGACATAtgacaatattaaaaacatgagaaatcaattaaaattattaaattattcttttgattGGGATAGAGAAATTACTACTTGTGATcctgaatattataaatttacacaagaattatttttaaaactttttgaaaaagatttggTTTATAGAAAGGAATCATTTGTTAATTGGGATCCTATTGATGAAACTGTATTAGCAGAAGAACAAGTTGATGCTAATAATTGCTCTTGGAGATCAGGtgctaaaatagaaaaaagattattaaatcaatggtTTATTAGGACTACATCATTTgctaa GTCATTGTTTGAAGGTTTAAGTGATCCAAAATTGATAGACTGGagagatattaaaacaatacaaGAAAATTGGATTGGTAAATGTGATGGTATTAGTTTTGAATTACAATTGATAGGAAATATCCTAAATTATCCAAAAACGATAAATGTTTGGACTAATTATCcagaatttattgaatatgcaAAATTTGTTGCAATATCTCCACACAGTTTATTGAATAGACCAGAATACTGTACAGATGTGACAGAAGGAATTAAAATCATGAATGTCAAAGTACTAAATCCATTCAATGGAAATGAATTACCAATATTTGTAACAGATAAAGTAACATTTCCAAATTCTAGAGATACTTATATTGGTATACCCTTTGCTTCAATggatgattttgaattttctaaaatagttGGAATTGAATTTCAACAACATTCAATAGAATGTAAAAAATCAGATATATTATCTAAAGcacaaaaatggaaaattggtGGATATCCAGTTAGTTCAAGATTACAGGATTGGTTAATATCTAGACAAAGATATTGGGGTACACCAATACCAATTATTCATTGTTCAAATTGCGGTATTCAACCAGTACCATATAATGAACTTCCTGTACTTTTACCAAgtataacattttcaaataaaaagattatattacatGAAGCTAAGGATTGGTTAAATACTTCTTGTCCTAAATGTGGAATTCAAGCAATTAGAGAATCAGATACAATGGACACATTTGTAGATAGTTCATGGTATTATTTGAGATatattgattcaaaaaatatgaaagaaatgttTGCTGTTGATAAagtaagagaaatatttcctGTTAATCTATATGTGGGTGGAAAAGAACatg ctgtattacatttatattatgctAGATTTATAAGTCATTTCTTACATTCAGAAGGACTTTTACCTAGCCAAGAGCCATTTCAACGATTACTTGTTCAGGGTATGGTATTAGGAAAAACGTATCAAgtaaaaaatacagaaaaatatttaaaagcagATGAAGTAGAAGAAAACAAGGGAGaatatgtagaaaaaaatactaaagaaCAAGTAACTGTTTCATGGGAAAAAATGTCTAAATCAAAACATAATGGCATTGatcctattaaatttatagataaatatggAATAGATACAACAAGGCTATTTATATTAGCTGATCAAGCACCAATATCGGATAAGTATTGCAATGATAATA ctATGCCAGGAATATTAAATTGGCAAAACCGCTTATGGAAGGTAGTAAaaacttttacaaattatcGTAATGGAGTaagtttaaacaattttaaggTAAAACCTACTGATcctaaatttataaacgatgATGCATATATGTTTGACAgccgaaattatttcttaaaaattgtaacttttaatataattaaaactcaACAATTAAGTATTGCAATATCAAGAATGCAAGGACTTACAAATag tTTCTATAGGGTATCTATGGAATGTATACAAAAAAGTCGCGAATTTGAACGTGCATTAGCAGTTCAAATTATAATGCTTGCACCATTTGCACCGCATTTTGCTTCAGAATTATGGTCGTTATTTTCTGCGGCAAAATATCATCTTATAAATgaggatgaaataaaattagataaagatGTTCTAGACCAAAAATGGCCAGAAAtagatatgaattataaaatgaaattacttgTCAAG ataaataatatactgcataaaacaattaaaatacccaaatgtgaaatagaaaaattatcacttGAGACAGCTCTTAACTTAATAGAGAATGATCCTCTTGTCCAGAAACATTTAAAGAATTGTAAGATTCTTGAATCTAAACTTCTTGTAAAGGAAGTCTGTGAtccagaaatattaattttgacaaaaaaatatgcaaaaattgtaacagcataa
- the LOC725055 gene encoding gamma-glutamylcyclotransferase, whose translation MSNKFLYFAYGSNMLMKRIHINNPTAIRKDIGFLKNFRLDFLTHSKRWGGCSATIVPTKDYVVWGAIWELDECNMCTLDNQEGVADKLYFPLVVDIETVTGKILKCRVYQQCKNPDEHIKLHLLPIHRRPSPLYLETIIKGAHESHLPHDYIKFLETIPPNGYMGEYDIGLPLQEV comes from the exons atgtctaataaatttttatattttgcatatggAAGCAATATGttaatgaaaagaatacatattaataatccaACTGCAATACGAAAAGATATTGGTTTTTTAaag AATTTCAGACTAGATTTTTTAACACATTCAAAAAGATGGGGTGGATGCTCAGCAACAATTGTACCCACGAAAGATTATGTTGTATGGGGAGCAATTTGGGAATTAGATGAATGTAATATGTGTACTTTAGACAATCAAGAAGGTGTTGcagataaattatactttccaTTAGTAGTTGATATAGAAACAGTTActggtaaaatattaaaatgcagAGTGTATCAACAATGCAAAAATCCAGatgaacatataaaattacatttactaCCAATACACAGAAGACCTTCACcattatattt agaaacaataataaaaggtGCACATGAAAGCCATTTACCacatgattatattaaattcttagaaaCAATACCACCTAATGGATATATgggagaatatgatattgg ACTTCCTTTACAAGAAGTTTAG
- the LOC552569 gene encoding atypical kinase COQ8B, mitochondrial isoform X1, producing the protein MSQHRMSDVIGIFKGAKTVADAMLKYQEETITHLIQTSSLKITAERCLTNNLKTLNNIEPSKVPFQITKELKEVIERLNVIEKGIIEFIKLKTKEVTGLPLNVEIPIKTKKTKLYIYNPAKDPKEITIEMDISKMKYNSENNYTNQDTQDKPVKKYLTVKEKIETISKLENEIPKIVLSEKDKAILKKLELEHEKNIKSQNIKQDESNESKIDAEVIKIENTKITSNSPQVKLKPSVRPKKTLSPNAKAQKVPATRLQRMMSFGTLGIGLGVGTVAEYTRRTFGLKKQSLGNTFDNLFLTKANAERIVSTLCKVRGAALKIGQILSIQDETIISPELQKVFERVRQSADFMPTWQVEKVLSTEFGHDWRNKLNTFEDRPFAAASIGQVHHGTLLNGQDVAIKIQYPGVAMGIQSDVENLIGIMKVWNIFPKGMFIDNLVEVAKRELAWEVDYIREAECTRKYKQLMEPYSDYYVPAVIDELSTNQIFTTEMVEGIPVDKCTTMDMDTKEHICKLIMNLCLKELFVFRYMQTDPNWSNFLYNTNTRQLILLDFGACRDYEKSFMDKYIEVIYAASEGDRKKILNLSRDMGFLTGYESKLMEEAHVDAVMVLGQVFDKNYKYYDFGGQDVTKRIQTLVPTIIDHRLCPPPEEIYSLHRKLSGIFLLCAKLQVKINCRDMFREVYANYKFG; encoded by the exons ATGTCTCAACATCGAATGTCTGATGTCATTGGTATATTTAAAGGAGCTAAAACAGTAGCTGATGCTATGCTTAAATATCAAGAAGAAACAATTACACATTTAATACAGActtcatctttaaaaattactgcAGAAAGATGtttgacaaataatttaaaaacattaaataatatagaaccAAGTAAGGTTCCT tttcaaataacaaaagaacTTAAAGAAGTTATAGAACGATTAAATGTTATTGAAAAAggtataatagaatttataaaattaaaaactaaagaaGTCACAGGATTGCCATTAAATGTTGAGATAcctataaaaactaaaaaaactaagttatatatttataatcctgCTAAAGAtccaaaagaaataacaatagaaatggatatttcaaaaatgaaatataattctgaaaataattacacaaaTCAAGATACACAGGATAAAcctgtgaaaaaatatttaactgtaaaagaaaaaattgaaaccatttccaaattagaaaatgaaatacctAAGATTGTACTTTCTGAAAAAGATAAagcaatattaaagaaattagaattggaacatgaaaaaaatataaaaagtcaaAACATAAAACAAGATGAATcaaatgaatcaaaaattgatgctgaagttattaaaatagaaaatacaaaaataacttCAAATAGTCctcaagttaaattaaaaccaTCTGTTAGACCAAAAAAAACT cttTCACCTAATGCAAAAGCTCAAAAAGTTCCAGCTACTAGATTACAAAGAATGATGAGCTTTGGAACATTAGGAATTGGACTTGGTGTTGGAACTGTTGCAGAATACACACGCAGAAcatttggattaaaaaaacaaagtctTGGAAACACATttgataatctttttcttactAAAGCAAATGCAGAAAGAATAGTTTCTACTTTATGTAAAGTAAGAg gTGCTGCTCTAAAAATTGGACAAATTTTAAGTATACAAGATGAAACCATTATAAGTCCTGAATTACAAAAAGTATTTGAACGAGTTAGACAAAGTGCAGATTTCATGCCAACATGGCAAGTTGAGAAAGTATTAAGTACTGAATTTGGACATGAttggagaaataaattaaatacttttgaaGATAGACCATTTGCTGCAGCTTCTATtg gtCAAGTACATCATGGCACCTTATTAAATGGACAGGATgttgcaattaaaattcaatatcctGGTGTAGCTATGGGTATTCAAAGTGATGTTGAAAACTTAATAGGCATAATGAAG gtttggaatatttttccaaaaggtATGTTTATAGATAATTTGGTAGAAGTTGCAAAACGTGAACTTGCATGGGAAGTGGATTATATCAGAGAAGCAGAATGTActagaaaatataaacaattaatggaACCTTATTCAGATTACTATGTTCCAGCTGTAATTG atgaaTTATcaacaaatcaaatttttacaacTGAAATGGTAGAAGGAATTCCAGTAGATAAATGTACTACTATGGATATGGATACAAAGGAACATatctgtaaattaataatgaatttgtgCCTTAaggaattatttgtttttcgatATATGCAAACTGATCCAAATTGGtctaattttctttacaataCTAATACAAGACaa ttaatattattagattttggTGCATGTCGAGATTACGAGAAATCATTTatggataaatatattgaagtaATTTATGCTGCAAGTGAAGgcgatcgtaaaaaaattttaaatttatccagAGACATGGGATTTCTTACAGGATATGAAtctaaa CTTATGGAAGAAGCTCATGTAGATGCAGTAATGGTTTTGGGACaagtatttgataaaaattataaatattatgacttTGGTGGACAAGATGTAACTAAAAG AATTCAGACATTAGTTCCAACAATAATAGATCATAGATTATGCCCTCCACCTGAAGAAATTTATAGTTTACATAGAAAATTATCaggaatttttttactatGTGCCAAActtcaagttaaaataaattgtcgtGATATGTTTCGCGAagtttatgcaaattataaatttggataa
- the LOC552569 gene encoding atypical kinase COQ8B, mitochondrial isoform X2, which produces MDISKMKYNSENNYTNQDTQDKPVKKYLTVKEKIETISKLENEIPKIVLSEKDKAILKKLELEHEKNIKSQNIKQDESNESKIDAEVIKIENTKITSNSPQVKLKPSVRPKKTLSPNAKAQKVPATRLQRMMSFGTLGIGLGVGTVAEYTRRTFGLKKQSLGNTFDNLFLTKANAERIVSTLCKVRGAALKIGQILSIQDETIISPELQKVFERVRQSADFMPTWQVEKVLSTEFGHDWRNKLNTFEDRPFAAASIGQVHHGTLLNGQDVAIKIQYPGVAMGIQSDVENLIGIMKVWNIFPKGMFIDNLVEVAKRELAWEVDYIREAECTRKYKQLMEPYSDYYVPAVIDELSTNQIFTTEMVEGIPVDKCTTMDMDTKEHICKLIMNLCLKELFVFRYMQTDPNWSNFLYNTNTRQLILLDFGACRDYEKSFMDKYIEVIYAASEGDRKKILNLSRDMGFLTGYESKLMEEAHVDAVMVLGQVFDKNYKYYDFGGQDVTKRIQTLVPTIIDHRLCPPPEEIYSLHRKLSGIFLLCAKLQVKINCRDMFREVYANYKFG; this is translated from the exons atggatatttcaaaaatgaaatataattctgaaaataattacacaaaTCAAGATACACAGGATAAAcctgtgaaaaaatatttaactgtaaaagaaaaaattgaaaccatttccaaattagaaaatgaaatacctAAGATTGTACTTTCTGAAAAAGATAAagcaatattaaagaaattagaattggaacatgaaaaaaatataaaaagtcaaAACATAAAACAAGATGAATcaaatgaatcaaaaattgatgctgaagttattaaaatagaaaatacaaaaataacttCAAATAGTCctcaagttaaattaaaaccaTCTGTTAGACCAAAAAAAACT cttTCACCTAATGCAAAAGCTCAAAAAGTTCCAGCTACTAGATTACAAAGAATGATGAGCTTTGGAACATTAGGAATTGGACTTGGTGTTGGAACTGTTGCAGAATACACACGCAGAAcatttggattaaaaaaacaaagtctTGGAAACACATttgataatctttttcttactAAAGCAAATGCAGAAAGAATAGTTTCTACTTTATGTAAAGTAAGAg gTGCTGCTCTAAAAATTGGACAAATTTTAAGTATACAAGATGAAACCATTATAAGTCCTGAATTACAAAAAGTATTTGAACGAGTTAGACAAAGTGCAGATTTCATGCCAACATGGCAAGTTGAGAAAGTATTAAGTACTGAATTTGGACATGAttggagaaataaattaaatacttttgaaGATAGACCATTTGCTGCAGCTTCTATtg gtCAAGTACATCATGGCACCTTATTAAATGGACAGGATgttgcaattaaaattcaatatcctGGTGTAGCTATGGGTATTCAAAGTGATGTTGAAAACTTAATAGGCATAATGAAG gtttggaatatttttccaaaaggtATGTTTATAGATAATTTGGTAGAAGTTGCAAAACGTGAACTTGCATGGGAAGTGGATTATATCAGAGAAGCAGAATGTActagaaaatataaacaattaatggaACCTTATTCAGATTACTATGTTCCAGCTGTAATTG atgaaTTATcaacaaatcaaatttttacaacTGAAATGGTAGAAGGAATTCCAGTAGATAAATGTACTACTATGGATATGGATACAAAGGAACATatctgtaaattaataatgaatttgtgCCTTAaggaattatttgtttttcgatATATGCAAACTGATCCAAATTGGtctaattttctttacaataCTAATACAAGACaa ttaatattattagattttggTGCATGTCGAGATTACGAGAAATCATTTatggataaatatattgaagtaATTTATGCTGCAAGTGAAGgcgatcgtaaaaaaattttaaatttatccagAGACATGGGATTTCTTACAGGATATGAAtctaaa CTTATGGAAGAAGCTCATGTAGATGCAGTAATGGTTTTGGGACaagtatttgataaaaattataaatattatgacttTGGTGGACAAGATGTAACTAAAAG AATTCAGACATTAGTTCCAACAATAATAGATCATAGATTATGCCCTCCACCTGAAGAAATTTATAGTTTACATAGAAAATTATCaggaatttttttactatGTGCCAAActtcaagttaaaataaattgtcgtGATATGTTTCGCGAagtttatgcaaattataaatttggataa